The DNA region AAGTTCACAAGCATAACGTTGCGAAAAAATCTTCACCTCGCCAGTTTCATCATTTAAAATCTCTAAAATTCCGCTAGTCATTTCAAGCGCCTGCTCAACACTTTGCGCTAAACGTGTTCGCATTTCTTTCGAAAGAACCAAACGATCAACTACAATTTCAATATTATGCTTAATATTTTTTTCAAGTTCAGGGAACTCATCTAAAGCATAAATCACTCCATCAACCCGCGCACGAGCAAAACCTTTTTTCGCAAACTCTTCAGGGATATGCGCAAATTCACCTTTTTTAGCTTTTGCAATCGGTGCAAGCAATATCAACCGTGAACCTTCTTTAAGATTCATAATACTATCAACAATACTTTGGGGAGTACGCCGAACTACATCTCGGCCACAAATTGGACAATGTGGTGTACCGATTCGCGCAAAAAGAAGACGCAAATAATCATAGATTTCAGTTACGGTTGCTACGGTTGAGCGTGGATTGCGACTAGTAGATTTTTGATCAATTGAAATTGCCGGGCTGAGCCCTGTAATTTGATCTACATCTGGCTTATCCATTGTACCTAAAAATTGTCGCGCATAAGAATTAAGACTCTCCATATAGCGGCGCTGGCCTTCCGCATAAATTGTATCAAACGCCAAGCTAGACTTTCCACTACCAGAAAGCCCTGTTATAACCACTAATTTATCACGCGGAATTTTTAAATCTACATTTTTCAAATTATGTTCACGCGCACCTTTAATTTCTAAAAAATCAGCCATTTCACCTCTTTCGAAATTTATTTATTCATATATTTTTCGGCGGTATAGCCTTTACGAAGTTAATTTTTAGCCCTTCTGCCGTAAAACGTTTCTCATAAGTTGTCATCACTTTGTAATTTTCGTTCAAATTACTTTCATGTAAATCAAAACTAAGCCGTTCAATTTTCCAACCTTCTGATACAAGCTGCTCCAAGCTCCATTCGAAAAGATCCTTAGCATCAGTTTTAAAGTAGAGCGCACCATCTTCGGCCAAAAGCTTAGCATAAATTCGCAAAAAAGTTGGGTGTGTTAAACGGCGGCCCGAATTCCGCTCACGTGGGTAAGGGTCAGGAAAGGTCACCCAAAGATATTTTACCGAATTTTCGCCAAAAGCTTCAAGAAGTTGATCGGCTCGCGCTCGCAAAAAACGAATATTTTTAACGCCATCTTGCTCAGCTTGAATAGCACCTTTAACTAGTCGGTCGGCCTTAACATCAACCGCCACAAAATTCTTCATTGGATTTTTTGCTGCCAAAGCTTCACTAAAAAGCCCTGTTCCTGCACCAATTTCTAAATTATTAACTTCAGCATTTTCTTTTTGCCATTCATTGAATTCAAAACAAATTGCAGAATTATTGAAAAGCGCAAATTTATAAAGTTTACGCTTGCGAGTAATAATAAAATCTTTCGGATTTAAAAAAGCCATTCTTCTCCTTTATTGGTCTGTTATTCTTAAAGTTTCATCACTTAAGGAGCTTTCGCTAAACTCATCTGTATGAATTTTCTTTCTTGCTTGCGAATAAAGCCTTTCGAAATCCGCCATGTCTTTATTCGAAAGACCACCTTGCGGTAAAAACTCCTCATCTTTTTCATTTTTTTTGCGTTCTTCTTCCTCTTTTTTTGCCTTTTTCTGAGCCTCACGCGCCTCTTGCAAAACTGGCCTACTTAAATCAAGCTGAATAGTTCCATCCGAAGTGTAAAGAATTAAGCTTGCAATCACCAAAACTAATGCGATTCCTAAACTTCCCGCAAGAAAAATTAGCAAATTGCGAGAACCATTAATTTCTTTTTGTGATTCCAATGTCTGATTTTTAATTTTTGCTTTAATTTTATTCAAAAAATTATTCATTCAAAACTCCTGATGTATTTTTTACAACAAAATCATGAACCTGAACACCATATTTTTCAGCAATTTCATTCAATTTTTTAGTGTTGTAATTTACTTCTCGGCGAGCACGACGTATTTTTTCAAGTTTTAAATAAAATTCACGCGGATTCTTAATGCAATCTTGCGAAACTAATTCCGAAAGCTCCCGTTCATAAATCTGAAAATTCTCTTTAAAATACCTAAAATTCTCTTCAAATTCAGAAGCAATTAAAATTAATTCAGCACCATTTTTCTTGTTTAAAGCAATTCTTGCATTAAAATTCGACATCAATCCATTCGAAATCTTCTCATAGCTTTTACCCAGATTAACCCTTTTTAGAGCGTCTTCAGAGCGAAGTTTTTTCAAATTATTTTTTAAATCGTTGCATTTTTTACTAATTTTCGAAATCTGAATTTCAGTTGGTTTTTCTTTTGCAACTTCTTCAGCAAAAACAATTTTCGAAAATTGAAATAGAACTAAAAATCCACCGATTATAAGAATCGCTAAAAAACCGAATTTTTTTTGAAAATTTGCCAATTTATTCTTCATCTTCAGAGAGCTCAATTTTTAACTCCTTTAGCTGCCCTTCATCCACAAAGCTAGGTGAACTCATCATTACATCTACGCCAGATCCATTCTTTGGAAACGCCACCACTTCACGAATATTATCTTCATTCATTAAAATCATAAAAATTCGATCCAAGCCAAATGCACAACCTGCATGCGGAGGAGCACCAAATTTAAAGGCGTTTAACATCGCACCGAATTTCGCTTCAACATATTTTTTATCATATCCAAGCAAGCCAAAAGCTTCGTACATCACTTCTGGGTTATGGTTTCGAACAGCGCCTGAACAGATTTCATAGCCATTCATCACCATATCATATTGGTCAGCTTTAATCGCCAATTTTTCAGTATCAGTTTTAGCGTTTCGAAGAGCCTCAACGCCGCCTTTTGGCATTGAAAATGGATTATGGCCAAAATCAACTTTATTATTTTTCTCATCAAATTCATAAAATGGAAAATCTACAACCCAAGCGAGAGCCACTTTATTTTCATCTTTAAGATTGAAGAAATCTGCAAATTCATTTCGAAGACGACCAAGAACTTTATTGACAACTTCACGTCTATCCGCGCCAAAGAAAATTGCGTCGCCATCTTCAGCACCGGTTTCTTCTTTAATTTTTGAAAGTTCATTTTCGTTCAAGAATTTAACAATTGGGCTTTTTACTTCACCTTCAGTATATGTAATATAAGCCAAACCGCCCGCACCTTCACTTTTGGCAATTTCAGTAAAATTATCAATCTGTTTTCGACTCAAACTTGCACCATTTTTGACGCAAATTGCTTTCAAGCATTCAGCATTTTTAAACACACCGAATTCAGTTTCAGCCAAAACATCATTTAAATCAACTAATTCCATTCCGAAACGCAAGTCAGGCTTATCACTACCGTATTTTTCCATCGCAACTTCATAAGGAATACGTGGAATTTCTTCACTCAAAAGCTCTTTTTTAGCAAAATTTTTCACTAGATCTTTAATGAGAACTTCCATTTCTGAGCGAATATCTTCACCATTTTCAACAAAAGCCTTTTCAAGGTCAAGTTGATAAAAATCACCATAAAGCCTATCCGCCCGCGGATCTTCATCACGAAAACAAGTAGCAATTTGATAGTATTTATCAATTCCACCAACCATTAAAAGCTGTTTAAACTGTTGCGGAGCTTGCGGTAGAGCATAAAATTTTCCAGGGTGGACAC from Candidatus Saccharimonas sp. includes:
- the trmB gene encoding tRNA (guanosine(46)-N7)-methyltransferase TrmB, which produces MAFLNPKDFIITRKRKLYKFALFNNSAICFEFNEWQKENAEVNNLEIGAGTGLFSEALAAKNPMKNFVAVDVKADRLVKGAIQAEQDGVKNIRFLRARADQLLEAFGENSVKYLWVTFPDPYPRERNSGRRLTHPTFLRIYAKLLAEDGALYFKTDAKDLFEWSLEQLVSEGWKIERLSFDLHESNLNENYKVMTTYEKRFTAEGLKINFVKAIPPKNI
- the aspS gene encoding aspartate--tRNA ligase; this encodes MRILAKNSIDKIGEKITVKGWVNSRRDHGGLIFIDLRDHSGLLQLVISPEFAESFELAEKCRDEFVISATGVVKERAENLKNPNISTGEVELIVENLEILNRSDPLPIAVSDNGQKSNEELRLKYRFLDLRREKMQKMLRRRAEFYCEIRKFMENHEFIEVATPILANSSPEGARDFLIPSRVHPGKFYALPQAPQQFKQLLMVGGIDKYYQIATCFRDEDPRADRLYGDFYQLDLEKAFVENGEDIRSEMEVLIKDLVKNFAKKELLSEEIPRIPYEVAMEKYGSDKPDLRFGMELVDLNDVLAETEFGVFKNAECLKAICVKNGASLSRKQIDNFTEIAKSEGAGGLAYITYTEGEVKSPIVKFLNENELSKIKEETGAEDGDAIFFGADRREVVNKVLGRLRNEFADFFNLKDENKVALAWVVDFPFYEFDEKNNKVDFGHNPFSMPKGGVEALRNAKTDTEKLAIKADQYDMVMNGYEICSGAVRNHNPEVMYEAFGLLGYDKKYVEAKFGAMLNAFKFGAPPHAGCAFGLDRIFMILMNEDNIREVVAFPKNGSGVDVMMSSPSFVDEGQLKELKIELSEDEE